A genomic stretch from Petrimonas mucosa includes:
- a CDS encoding right-handed parallel beta-helix repeat-containing protein, which yields MLLSCAERYQVYVSARAEGGGTGSKKDPFSTIEAARDHVRKKRVLGERGNYAIILREGDYFIREALRFTEQDSGLQILPYRDERVTFKGSISIDPSSILPVSGTEKDQLSGEEKGGDILMVPLKELNITDYGTLHPVGFQRPVTPAGMELFIDGQPGQLARWPNDSMIAIGKVLDRGAVAAEGDQSNRGAVFTYETEQPSGWSTPEEIWISGYFRYGWADDAIGLASIDTVKKMITTLHPHRYGFESGKPWSRWYAYNVKEEMDMAGEYYIDREEGILYFFNPGSVGEIELSLLEEPFIVMNGSVDVTIRGILFENSRLNGVELQGTRRCIIKECTFRNLGGYAISIQDSTTPSADGMLLASRENGVVNCTIHNTGRGGVILSGGDRQTLEPGLNYVENCSIHDFNRIAKTYCGAVTISGVGNRITHNEIYNSPHVAILLTGNDHLIEYNEIDHVCLETDDVGAIYYGRNPSERSNIVRYNYIHDLGDNFRTTAVYHDDGACGMTVHGNIFYRAGRFPVLIGGGSDNSYTNNIFIDCQVAIKVDNRMEAFEWAKGMIAPGGVIEQRLAEIRHDQPPYSVRYPELANYWNEDPAFPKRNRVDRNLFVNVNQVILKVHEGVNANKPFLDFTRDNWITHEDPGFVDKENQNFTLRPGSAVFEKIPRFEPVPFEKMGRETDQ from the coding sequence ATGCTTCTCTCCTGTGCAGAACGTTACCAGGTGTACGTTTCTGCACGGGCAGAAGGGGGTGGAACAGGATCGAAAAAGGATCCCTTTTCCACCATTGAGGCAGCAAGGGATCATGTCAGGAAAAAAAGAGTCCTGGGAGAGAGGGGCAATTATGCCATCATACTCCGGGAAGGAGACTATTTTATCAGGGAGGCTCTTCGGTTTACCGAACAGGACAGTGGCTTGCAGATACTCCCCTACCGTGATGAAAGGGTTACCTTCAAGGGGAGCATATCCATCGATCCCTCTTCCATCCTGCCGGTTTCCGGTACTGAGAAAGATCAGCTGTCTGGTGAGGAGAAAGGGGGAGATATTTTAATGGTCCCGCTCAAGGAGCTGAATATTACCGACTACGGCACCCTCCACCCTGTCGGGTTTCAAAGGCCGGTCACCCCCGCGGGAATGGAGCTCTTCATTGACGGGCAACCGGGACAGCTGGCACGATGGCCCAACGACTCGATGATCGCCATCGGGAAGGTGCTCGACAGGGGTGCAGTTGCAGCAGAGGGCGATCAGAGCAACCGGGGTGCTGTTTTCACCTATGAAACGGAGCAACCTTCAGGCTGGTCAACCCCGGAGGAGATCTGGATATCGGGCTATTTCAGGTACGGTTGGGCGGACGACGCGATCGGGCTGGCCTCCATCGATACGGTAAAAAAAATGATCACCACTCTACATCCCCACCGTTACGGATTTGAATCGGGCAAACCTTGGAGCCGCTGGTATGCCTACAACGTGAAGGAGGAGATGGATATGGCCGGCGAATACTATATCGACCGGGAGGAGGGGATCCTCTATTTCTTCAACCCGGGCAGTGTGGGGGAGATTGAACTTTCCCTGCTGGAAGAGCCCTTCATCGTGATGAACGGTTCGGTGGATGTGACCATTCGGGGAATTCTGTTCGAAAACAGCAGGCTGAACGGAGTGGAACTGCAGGGGACACGCCGATGTATCATCAAGGAGTGCACCTTCAGAAACCTGGGCGGATATGCCATCAGCATCCAGGACAGCACAACGCCGTCGGCGGATGGAATGCTGCTTGCCAGCAGGGAGAATGGTGTGGTGAACTGTACCATCCACAATACCGGCCGGGGAGGAGTCATATTGTCGGGAGGCGACCGCCAAACCCTTGAACCGGGACTCAACTATGTTGAGAACTGCTCCATTCACGACTTTAACCGGATCGCGAAAACCTATTGTGGTGCCGTTACCATTTCAGGAGTGGGGAACCGTATTACCCACAATGAGATATACAACTCTCCTCATGTGGCCATCCTGCTCACCGGGAACGATCACCTGATTGAATACAATGAGATAGATCATGTATGTCTGGAGACCGATGATGTGGGAGCCATCTATTATGGCCGGAATCCCTCGGAAAGGAGCAATATCGTTCGGTACAACTACATTCATGACCTGGGTGACAACTTCCGTACCACCGCCGTCTATCATGACGATGGGGCATGCGGCATGACGGTTCATGGCAACATCTTTTACCGGGCCGGCCGCTTTCCGGTATTGATCGGGGGAGGTAGCGACAACAGCTACACCAACAACATCTTCATCGACTGTCAGGTAGCCATCAAGGTTGACAATCGCATGGAGGCTTTTGAATGGGCCAAAGGGATGATTGCCCCGGGAGGTGTCATCGAACAACGACTGGCAGAGATCAGGCATGACCAGCCCCCATACAGTGTACGTTATCCCGAACTGGCCAATTACTGGAACGAGGACCCCGCCTTTCCCAAGAGAAACCGGGTCGACAGGAACCTTTTCGTCAATGTCAACCAGGTTATCCTGAAAGTGCATGAAGGGGTGAATGCCAACAAACCGTTTCTCGATTTCACCCGTGACAACTGGATTACCCATGAAGATCCCGGGTTCGTCGACAAGGAGAATCAAAACTTTACCCTCAGACCGGGATCCGCGGTATTTGAAAAGATACCCCGATTTGAACCGGTTCCGTTTGAAAAGATGGGAAGAGAAACAGACCAATAA
- a CDS encoding glycosyl hydrolase family 28 protein, which translates to MNKKIAIIFTALILSLTIHAKDYKASLFGIKSDGVTLNTASIQYAIDHISANGGGQLNFYVGRYLTGSFQLKPNVTIQLHEGAILVAFQSAYDYLSLNGTPALILADSVENIGITGKGVIEGHGQGVLKSISTQVEKGFLKESDLQTRPALIHFNGCNNVKLEGIILRDACGDAQVYTDCKDVTVNNITVESKALPGSKGMVISGCDGVTLGDSYFDTSGSELVSDKPSKRVTVKQSINAAGKKLQFRK; encoded by the coding sequence ATGAATAAAAAAATAGCTATCATCTTCACTGCTCTCATCCTGTCGCTGACCATCCATGCAAAGGATTACAAGGCTTCGCTGTTTGGCATCAAATCGGATGGGGTGACCCTGAATACCGCGTCAATCCAGTATGCAATCGACCATATTAGTGCCAATGGCGGCGGCCAGCTCAACTTCTATGTGGGACGCTACCTTACCGGCAGTTTCCAACTGAAACCCAATGTAACGATCCAGCTGCACGAAGGAGCCATACTGGTGGCCTTTCAATCGGCCTACGATTACTTGAGTCTTAATGGCACTCCGGCCCTCATCCTGGCAGACAGTGTCGAAAATATCGGTATCACCGGTAAGGGTGTTATCGAGGGGCATGGCCAGGGGGTATTGAAAAGCATCTCTACCCAGGTTGAAAAAGGGTTTCTCAAGGAGAGCGACTTACAAACCAGACCGGCATTGATCCACTTCAACGGTTGCAACAATGTCAAGCTGGAGGGTATTATCCTGCGTGATGCCTGTGGTGATGCCCAGGTCTATACCGATTGCAAAGATGTCACCGTCAACAACATCACCGTGGAGAGCAAGGCGCTGCCCGGAAGCAAGGGGATGGTCATCTCCGGCTGCGACGGCGTAACCCTCGGCGACTCCTATTTCGACACCTCCGGTAGCGAACTGGTTTCAGACAAGCCTTCAAAGAGAGTGACGGTCAAGCAGTCCATCAACGCTGCCGGTAAGAAACTCCAGTTCAGAAAGTGA
- a CDS encoding glycoside hydrolase family 28 protein → MNKINLIFSLIFVLFATHLPAKDYYVADFGAKADGITVNTRTIQRAIDYINQNGGGRLVFQVGNYVTGTIYLKSNVTLHLEPGATILGSTNPLDYVIDPKVKWSSMIFAINQENIGITGKGTINGRGFTTANNLVSLIHRGVFEDELMLDRPREWRRPENIYFRECVNVTITGITLRDPASWNQTYDQCKNVYVDGIYVDSKAYWNNDGIDIVDCDGVIIKNSYFDAADDVICFKSHDANSICQNVVVENCVGRSSANGIKFGTVSRGGFRNFKIKNVTIFDTFRSAITFAAVDGGIVEDIEVDSIRSINTGNVIFLRIGDRWSSGKQPSMKNVRISNVYAEVPFNKPDAGYSYEGPVEDNPRNISPAVIFGLPDHKIQDVVLKNIEIVHPGAGNPLYAYRGITPAELDSIPDMRDRYPEFSQWKELPAWGFYVRHADGVVFDNVRLVAEKKDYRPSIVIDNVDGATFQNVEFVEPDSKGKEQIIQHRSKNVTIR, encoded by the coding sequence ATGAATAAGATAAACCTGATTTTCTCACTTATATTTGTCCTGTTTGCCACGCATCTCCCGGCAAAAGATTACTATGTAGCCGATTTTGGCGCCAAAGCCGACGGAATTACGGTCAACACGCGAACCATTCAACGGGCAATCGATTACATCAACCAAAATGGCGGTGGCCGTCTCGTCTTCCAGGTTGGCAATTACGTTACCGGCACCATCTATCTGAAATCGAACGTAACGTTGCACCTGGAACCTGGAGCAACCATCCTGGGATCTACCAATCCCCTCGATTATGTGATCGACCCCAAGGTGAAATGGTCTTCCATGATCTTTGCCATCAACCAGGAAAATATCGGCATTACCGGCAAGGGAACCATCAACGGCCGCGGATTCACTACGGCCAACAACCTGGTCAGCCTGATTCACCGCGGTGTTTTTGAGGATGAGCTTATGCTGGACAGACCGAGGGAGTGGAGACGCCCCGAGAATATCTATTTCCGGGAGTGTGTCAACGTCACCATCACCGGCATCACCCTTCGTGACCCGGCAAGCTGGAACCAGACATATGACCAGTGCAAGAATGTATATGTGGATGGCATCTACGTGGACAGCAAAGCCTACTGGAACAACGACGGAATCGATATCGTGGATTGTGACGGGGTAATCATCAAGAACTCCTACTTCGATGCGGCGGACGATGTGATCTGTTTCAAGTCGCACGATGCCAACAGCATTTGCCAGAACGTGGTAGTGGAGAACTGCGTGGGACGCTCCAGCGCAAATGGGATCAAGTTCGGCACCGTATCACGTGGTGGGTTCCGGAACTTTAAGATCAAAAATGTAACCATATTCGACACCTTCCGCTCAGCCATCACTTTTGCTGCCGTGGACGGTGGAATAGTTGAGGATATCGAGGTGGACAGCATCCGTTCCATCAATACTGGAAATGTGATCTTCCTACGCATCGGGGACCGCTGGAGCAGCGGCAAACAACCCAGCATGAAGAATGTCCGCATCTCCAACGTCTATGCCGAGGTTCCCTTTAACAAACCCGACGCTGGATACAGCTACGAGGGACCGGTGGAGGACAATCCTCGCAACATCTCTCCTGCAGTGATATTCGGTCTCCCAGACCATAAAATCCAGGATGTGGTATTGAAAAACATCGAGATTGTCCATCCCGGTGCCGGCAACCCCCTCTATGCATACCGTGGAATAACTCCGGCTGAACTGGACAGCATCCCCGACATGCGTGACCGCTATCCCGAATTCTCACAATGGAAAGAGTTGCCGGCCTGGGGATTCTATGTGCGTCATGCCGACGGCGTGGTATTCGACAATGTAAGGTTGGTTGCCGAGAAGAAGGATTACCGTCCCTCGATTGTCATCGACAACGTAGATGGCGCCACTTTCCAAAACGTTGAGTTTGTTGAACCCGACAGTAAAGGGAAAGAACAGATCATTCAACACCGTTCCAAAAATGTGACGATCCGGTAA
- a CDS encoding glycoside hydrolase family 28 protein, with the protein MKRIKAIFLTLALLSVLHLSAAEYKASYFGIKSNGTTLNTTSIQKAIDYIHEKGGGTLVFYVGRYLTGTIELKSNVHIVLKEGAILVGSTNIYDYNIDNPPYTALVYAKNASNISISGKGVIDGQGASVAYNLVDQVHKGIIEDELKLDRPAQRRPKGIYLRECKNVEIKEITIKNTADWVQVYDQCEKLLIDKITVDSKVFWNNDGLDIVDCKDVVVSNSFIDASDDAICFKSHDKNKRCENIEVRNCVARSSANGIKFGTVTSGGYKNIRIINNKVYDTFRSAFTIAAPDGGKVENIFVDSLYAYNTGNAIFLRIGKRWNTDRQGTIDNVTIQNMYVEIPATKPDTGYGYEGPIEDLPRNVSPAIIHGIPGVDINNVTLRNIEIVYPGGSNPNYAYRGTKPADLDGIPEMVEAYPEFSQWKELPAWGLYVRHASNLTLENVTFTAKEKEYRAAVVFDDVKRAALSGVKYNVPGGGKKLVKHKSTQIIQK; encoded by the coding sequence ATGAAAAGAATAAAAGCTATCTTTCTAACACTGGCACTGCTCTCTGTTCTGCACCTGTCGGCAGCGGAATATAAAGCATCCTACTTCGGTATTAAATCCAACGGAACAACACTGAACACCACCTCCATACAGAAAGCGATCGACTATATCCACGAAAAGGGAGGTGGCACGCTGGTTTTCTACGTGGGACGGTACCTTACAGGCACCATCGAACTGAAATCCAACGTCCATATCGTGCTCAAGGAGGGTGCCATACTGGTGGGATCGACCAACATCTACGATTACAATATCGACAATCCACCCTACACTGCACTGGTCTATGCCAAAAATGCCTCAAATATCTCGATCAGCGGCAAAGGGGTGATCGACGGCCAGGGGGCTTCGGTGGCGTACAACCTGGTTGATCAGGTACATAAAGGGATCATCGAGGATGAGCTGAAACTCGACCGTCCCGCACAGAGAAGGCCGAAAGGGATCTATCTGCGCGAGTGCAAGAATGTGGAAATAAAAGAGATCACCATCAAGAATACGGCAGACTGGGTTCAGGTCTATGATCAGTGCGAGAAGCTGTTGATCGACAAGATTACCGTCGACAGCAAGGTGTTCTGGAACAACGACGGGCTCGATATCGTCGACTGTAAAGATGTTGTGGTGAGCAACTCCTTTATCGATGCATCGGATGATGCCATCTGTTTCAAATCGCACGACAAGAACAAGCGGTGTGAAAATATCGAAGTCCGCAATTGTGTGGCCCGCTCAAGCGCCAACGGTATCAAGTTCGGCACCGTCACCTCGGGTGGATACAAAAATATCCGCATCATCAATAACAAGGTGTACGATACGTTCCGCTCAGCCTTCACCATTGCCGCCCCCGACGGTGGCAAAGTGGAAAATATCTTTGTCGACAGCCTCTATGCCTACAATACCGGCAATGCCATTTTCCTGCGCATCGGGAAACGGTGGAACACCGACCGGCAAGGGACCATCGACAATGTCACCATCCAGAATATGTACGTGGAGATCCCGGCCACCAAACCCGACACCGGCTACGGCTACGAGGGTCCGATCGAGGATCTTCCCCGGAATGTTTCTCCGGCCATCATCCACGGTATTCCGGGTGTTGATATCAACAATGTCACTTTGCGCAACATCGAGATCGTATACCCGGGTGGCAGCAATCCAAACTATGCCTATCGCGGAACTAAACCAGCAGATCTGGATGGAATTCCCGAAATGGTTGAAGCCTATCCCGAATTTTCACAATGGAAAGAGTTGCCGGCCTGGGGACTCTATGTGCGCCATGCCAGCAACCTCACCCTCGAGAATGTAACGTTCACGGCAAAGGAGAAGGAGTATCGTGCGGCAGTTGTATTTGACGACGTGAAGAGAGCAGCCTTGTCCGGTGTCAAGTACAATGTTCCGGGTGGAGGAAAGAAGCTTGTCAAGCACAAATCTACCCAGATCATCCAAAAATAA
- a CDS encoding glycosyl hydrolase, with protein sequence MDRRSFIIRSAALSAGLVVTGGIPLLGADAAEVNSGKGAGDIYSTFSEPDARFHPFVRWWWNGNKVEKNEIIRELRLLKEAGVGGVEINPISFPSTGDDLGIKSLRWLSDEWIEMLQVAFSEAKRLGMTCDLIVGSGWPFGSETLPPDERAQVALIFAETLEGPMEYEVSRYHIFRETDPGVTDTFPGRTFEILSLKLVPDPMESLNQVIELSDWRDQERFVIKVPEGKHVFYALVKVNSFASVINGAPGAAGPILNHMDKAAVKKYLNHMSDTIQKKIGPLSNHLRALFTDSMELEGCNWCEDFADEFKKRRGYDLMPYLPFTMFKVGRLGAVVDEKYGVTKSPEFEEIIRRVRFDFEYTKAELLYERFTETYLEWCREQNVKSRAQAYGRGFFPLETSLGYDIPEGESWTTNWLRHKLGEEMSDQDYRRGRGYTMINKYVSSAAHLTGKRVVSCEEMTNTYLVFNATLELLKIGSDQAIMSGITHSIWHGFNYSPPEAPFPGWVQYGSYYNENNNWWPYFKYLNQYKARISSLLQQADMYTDMAILPANYDMWGEIGVQTDPFPEKLNVPYTSILWESINKNGGAADYVTEKIIQDATVEKGKLCYGPKKYGILFLPEVKSMFPETMAKLYEFVSKGGKIYSIGCLPEKSLGLNNYQENDKKVSRLVEKLRAFPDRFVLISKPDDLRYLEWYTGLQQQYRLPHYLEIGQPDRYLMQTRYQADDKSEIFFFANAHKHEGRSSRITFSREITNGRYPWLLDPETGRSYRLKLEGNSLQLNLGPAESRIIVFNKEKNGSYWEELPLNHPAAEQQNDNWEVELRHSRENWVTNLKMTELKDLKDTDYLRFTGTAVYKKRINIRKKGTILNLGKVAGVSELFVNGKSQGVKWYGNRIYKLDDVKIGENEIEVHVVTTMGNYMQTLTDNPTAQKYTNRKGREQEIQSMGLIGPVMVY encoded by the coding sequence ATGGACAGACGATCCTTTATCATTCGCAGTGCGGCACTCTCTGCAGGTCTCGTGGTCACTGGCGGCATCCCGTTGCTGGGGGCAGACGCTGCCGAGGTGAACAGTGGAAAAGGTGCAGGCGACATCTATTCCACATTCAGTGAGCCGGATGCCAGATTCCATCCCTTTGTAAGATGGTGGTGGAACGGCAACAAGGTAGAAAAAAATGAAATTATCAGGGAGTTACGCCTGTTAAAAGAGGCAGGTGTGGGAGGAGTGGAAATCAATCCCATCTCTTTCCCCTCAACAGGCGACGACCTCGGTATCAAGTCGCTACGATGGCTTAGCGACGAGTGGATCGAGATGCTGCAGGTAGCCTTCAGTGAGGCCAAAAGATTGGGCATGACCTGTGACCTGATCGTAGGTTCGGGCTGGCCTTTCGGTTCCGAAACATTACCTCCGGACGAACGGGCCCAAGTAGCGTTGATCTTCGCTGAAACCCTCGAAGGCCCTATGGAGTATGAGGTATCGCGTTACCATATCTTCCGCGAAACAGATCCGGGGGTTACCGACACCTTCCCCGGTAGAACATTCGAGATTCTCTCCCTTAAACTTGTACCAGATCCTATGGAGAGCCTCAACCAGGTGATCGAATTATCTGATTGGCGCGATCAGGAACGCTTCGTGATCAAGGTACCGGAAGGCAAACATGTTTTTTACGCTCTGGTGAAAGTGAACTCTTTTGCCTCTGTCATCAACGGTGCGCCGGGTGCCGCAGGTCCTATACTAAACCATATGGACAAGGCAGCGGTGAAAAAATACCTGAATCACATGTCCGATACCATCCAGAAAAAGATTGGTCCGCTTTCCAACCACCTGAGGGCGCTCTTCACCGATTCGATGGAGCTGGAGGGTTGCAACTGGTGCGAAGATTTTGCCGATGAGTTCAAAAAGAGAAGGGGTTACGACCTGATGCCCTACCTTCCCTTTACCATGTTTAAGGTAGGGCGACTGGGAGCAGTGGTGGACGAGAAGTATGGCGTGACCAAAAGCCCGGAATTTGAAGAGATCATTCGCCGGGTGCGTTTCGATTTTGAGTATACCAAAGCTGAACTGCTCTATGAAAGATTTACCGAAACCTACCTGGAATGGTGCCGCGAGCAGAATGTAAAATCGAGGGCGCAGGCCTACGGAAGAGGTTTCTTCCCGCTGGAAACAAGTCTGGGGTATGACATCCCTGAAGGAGAATCGTGGACAACCAACTGGCTGCGTCACAAACTGGGTGAAGAGATGTCCGACCAAGACTACCGCAGGGGTCGGGGTTACACCATGATCAACAAATATGTCTCATCGGCAGCACATCTTACTGGCAAAAGGGTAGTCAGCTGTGAGGAGATGACCAATACCTATCTTGTCTTTAACGCTACGTTAGAGCTGTTGAAAATCGGTTCCGACCAGGCCATCATGTCTGGAATCACCCACTCCATCTGGCACGGATTCAACTACTCTCCACCGGAAGCACCCTTCCCTGGATGGGTACAGTATGGTTCCTACTACAACGAAAACAACAACTGGTGGCCCTATTTCAAGTACCTCAACCAGTATAAGGCTCGCATCTCATCCTTGCTGCAGCAGGCCGACATGTATACCGACATGGCCATACTGCCGGCCAACTACGACATGTGGGGGGAGATAGGTGTCCAGACCGATCCTTTCCCCGAGAAACTGAATGTGCCCTACACCTCCATCCTCTGGGAATCGATCAACAAGAACGGAGGTGCCGCCGATTACGTAACCGAGAAGATTATTCAGGATGCGACGGTCGAAAAAGGAAAACTTTGCTATGGACCCAAGAAATATGGCATTCTCTTTTTGCCGGAGGTAAAGAGCATGTTTCCGGAGACCATGGCCAAACTGTATGAGTTTGTCAGCAAGGGTGGCAAGATCTACTCCATCGGATGTCTGCCGGAAAAATCCCTTGGTCTGAACAATTACCAGGAGAATGACAAGAAAGTAAGCCGATTGGTTGAAAAGCTCCGTGCCTTTCCCGACCGTTTCGTGCTAATCTCCAAACCGGATGACCTTCGCTATCTGGAGTGGTATACCGGTTTGCAGCAGCAATATAGGCTACCGCACTACCTGGAGATCGGACAGCCCGACCGTTACCTGATGCAGACACGTTATCAGGCGGACGACAAGAGCGAGATCTTCTTCTTTGCCAATGCCCACAAACATGAAGGCAGAAGCAGCCGCATCACCTTCTCACGGGAGATAACCAATGGACGTTACCCCTGGCTACTGGACCCGGAAACGGGCAGATCATACCGGCTGAAACTTGAGGGGAACAGCCTGCAACTCAACCTGGGCCCGGCAGAATCCCGAATTATCGTCTTCAATAAGGAGAAGAACGGCTCCTACTGGGAAGAGCTCCCTTTAAACCATCCTGCCGCAGAACAACAGAACGACAACTGGGAGGTAGAGTTACGCCACAGCCGGGAGAATTGGGTGACAAACCTCAAGATGACGGAACTGAAAGACCTCAAGGATACCGACTATCTCCGTTTCACCGGCACGGCGGTCTACAAGAAACGGATCAATATCCGCAAGAAAGGAACAATCCTGAACCTGGGCAAGGTGGCCGGCGTATCGGAGCTGTTTGTCAACGGCAAATCGCAAGGGGTCAAGTGGTATGGCAACCGCATCTACAAGCTGGATGATGTGAAGATCGGCGAAAATGAGATTGAGGTACATGTCGTCACAACCATGGGTAATTACATGCAGACATTGACCGATAACCCCACTGCTCAGAAATACACCAACCGGAAGGGCCGGGAACAGGAGATTCAATCGATGGGGCTGATCGGGCCCGTAATGGTCTATTAA
- a CDS encoding RagB/SusD family nutrient uptake outer membrane protein, whose protein sequence is MKNKVLSLIVALSFLLIGCADQLEITPPNSITDEQIMKLLESGNEAQIDMILGGMANQMPLLFKAGGIKDTGSDIRYNTPQGLMVMRNLEANDIVFGTAHSTAFGADEYNFRDFTSSSIDKNKPYWFFAWNIITTANKLLFYLQDDNVVNANNKLKDYKARALTMRAYAYNFLMENYQDAYLQGGKNKLGIMLYDTFSPTQQMKARASSDETYSFIKKDLNDAIALFKSANIGITEKTTDIDLGVANFILARVSLWTGDWAKVIEATNVILAEKPSLMTQEMYGGKNTGTDDNPVFLPESNGFLNNTINPEVMLGWPVGEANTTHNAWMNPFGTSQGGLSGLYQRIDNRLYEKISDNDFRKDAFLGNTAFGSYIYPPNNVEGQIPSYINLKFAATHGMGSNISDRTQVGRVTDIYMRTSELLLMKAEAYAQQGNDTEAKNVLNTLLAARTKEGAPTLTCDNYPAMQGLTAMQMVQLQYRIELWGEGGYEFYNNKRWNIPVDRTSSANHVNKGTYSVADMTLDIPDDEMFYNPYCEQN, encoded by the coding sequence ATGAAAAATAAAGTTCTATCCTTAATTGTTGCACTCTCCTTTCTTTTGATTGGATGTGCTGACCAATTGGAAATTACTCCCCCTAACAGCATCACGGATGAGCAGATCATGAAACTGTTGGAATCAGGCAATGAGGCCCAAATTGACATGATCCTGGGAGGTATGGCCAACCAGATGCCACTGTTGTTTAAGGCAGGCGGTATCAAGGATACCGGAAGCGATATCCGTTACAATACACCGCAGGGCCTGATGGTGATGCGTAACCTGGAAGCCAACGACATCGTCTTTGGCACAGCACACTCCACCGCATTCGGTGCAGATGAATACAATTTCAGGGATTTTACCTCCAGCTCAATCGACAAGAACAAACCCTACTGGTTTTTTGCTTGGAACATCATCACCACAGCCAATAAACTGCTTTTTTATCTGCAAGATGATAACGTAGTGAATGCAAACAACAAATTGAAGGATTATAAGGCAAGAGCATTGACCATGCGGGCATATGCATACAACTTCCTGATGGAAAACTACCAGGATGCCTATTTGCAAGGTGGTAAAAACAAATTGGGAATCATGCTGTACGACACCTTCTCGCCCACACAGCAGATGAAAGCGAGAGCAAGCAGCGATGAGACCTATAGCTTTATCAAGAAAGACCTGAATGATGCTATCGCTCTTTTCAAGTCAGCAAATATCGGCATCACGGAAAAGACGACCGACATCGACCTGGGGGTTGCAAACTTCATCCTGGCACGTGTTTCTCTCTGGACCGGCGATTGGGCTAAAGTTATCGAGGCTACGAATGTCATCCTGGCTGAAAAACCGTCATTGATGACGCAGGAGATGTATGGTGGCAAAAATACCGGCACGGACGACAACCCGGTATTTCTGCCTGAAAGCAACGGTTTTCTCAATAACACGATCAATCCTGAAGTGATGCTGGGTTGGCCGGTTGGAGAAGCCAACACCACTCACAACGCCTGGATGAATCCTTTTGGAACAAGCCAGGGAGGTCTTTCAGGCCTCTATCAACGCATCGACAACAGGCTATACGAAAAGATTTCGGATAACGACTTCAGAAAAGATGCATTCCTGGGTAATACCGCTTTTGGAAGCTATATCTATCCTCCCAACAATGTAGAAGGGCAAATTCCCTCCTATATCAACCTGAAGTTTGCCGCAACCCACGGTATGGGAAGCAATATTTCAGATCGTACACAAGTAGGAAGGGTTACCGACATCTATATGAGAACCTCCGAATTGCTGTTGATGAAAGCTGAAGCATATGCCCAGCAGGGAAATGACACAGAGGCCAAAAATGTACTGAACACTCTGCTGGCAGCCAGAACCAAAGAGGGAGCTCCTACCCTTACGTGCGACAACTACCCTGCAATGCAAGGGCTGACCGCAATGCAAATGGTACAGCTACAGTACAGAATCGAGCTTTGGGGCGAAGGAGGATATGAATTCTACAACAACAAAAGGTGGAATATCCCTGTAGACAGAACCAGCTCGGCCAACCACGTCAACAAGGGTACATACAGTGTAGCTGACATGACGTTGGATATACCCGATGACGAGATGTTCTACAACCCATATTGTGAACAGAACTAA